A stretch of Gadus chalcogrammus isolate NIFS_2021 chromosome 9, NIFS_Gcha_1.0, whole genome shotgun sequence DNA encodes these proteins:
- the cat gene encoding catalase isoform X2: MAGNRDKSTDQMKLWKESRGSQRADCLTTGGGAPVGDKLNSMTAGLRGPMLVQDVVFTDEMAHFDRERIPERVVHAKGAGAFGYLEVTHDITRYCKAKLFEHVGKKTPIAIRFSTVAGESGSADTVRDPRGFAVKFYTEEGNWDLTGNNTPIFFIRDALLFPSFIHSQKRNPQTHMKDPDMVWDFWSLRPEALHQVSFLFSDRGLPDGHRHMNGYGSHTFKLLNAEGHPVYCKFHFKTDQGIKNLTVEEADRLAASNPDYAIGDLFNAIANGNFPSWSFFIQVMTFEQAEKFRFNPFDLTKVWSHKEYPLIPVGKLVLNRNPTNYFAEVEQLAFDPSNMPPGVEPSPDKMLQGRLFSYPDTHRHRLGANYLQIPVNCPYKTRVSNYQRDGPMCMSDNQGGAPNYFPNSFSAPDCQPCFLESKFKVSPDVTRYNSANDDNYTQAGTFYSEVLSEEERRRLCQNLAGALKGAQVFIQERMVQHLMAIHPDYGKQVQSLLTKHNAEAQKNSNVHVYTRPTAINASAKM; encoded by the exons ATGGCTGGGAATCGGGATAAATCTACGGACCAGATGAAGCTATGGAAGGAGAGCAGAGGGTCGCAG CGTGCGGACTGCCTGACTACGGGGGGCGGGGCGCCAGTCGGGGACAAGCTCAACTCAATGACGGCCGGGCTGAGGGGCCCCATGCTGGTCCAGGATGTGGTCTTCACCGACGAGATGGCCCACTTCGATCGGGAGCGGATCCCCGAGAGGGTGGTGCACGCCAAgggggctg GGGCGTTTGGTTACTTGGAGGTGACCCATGACATCACACGCTACTGCAAAGCCAAGTTGTTTGAGCACGTTGGCAAAAAGACACCGATTGCTATTCGCTTCTCCACCGTGG CCGGGGAGTCTGGCTCTGCCGATACGGTGCGTGATCCCAGGGGGTTTGCGGTGAAGTTCTACACCGAGGAGGGCAACTGGGACCTGACGGGAAACAACACCCCCATCTTCTTCATAAGAGACGCCCTCTTG TTCCCGTCGTTTATCCACTCCCAGAAGCGTAACCCGCAGACCCACATGAAAGACCCCGACATGGTGTGGGACTTCTGGAGCCTCCGGCCTGAGGCGCTGCATCAG GTGTCCTTCCTGTTCAGCGACCGTGGCCTGCCGGACGGCCACCGCCACATGAACGGCTACGGCTCGCACACCTTCAAGCTGCTCAACGCCGAGGGCCATCCCGTCTATTGCAAGTTCCACTTCAAG ACGGACCAGGGAATCAAGAACTTGACCGTGGAAGAGGCCGACCGGCTGGCCGCCTCCAACCCCGACTACGCCATCGGAGACCTCTTCAACGCCATCGCCAACGGAAACTTCCCTTCCTGGAGCTTCTTCATCCAGGTCATGACCTTTGAGCAGGCCGAGAAGTTCAGGTTCAACCCCTTCGATCTGACCAAG GTGTGGTCCCATAAAGAATACCCACTGATCCCGGTGGGCAAACTGGTGCTGAACAGGAACCCCACCAACTACTTTGCCGAGGTGGAGCAGCTGGCCTTTGACCCCAGCAACATGCCCCCAGGGGTGGAGCCCAGCCCGGACAAGATGCTGCAG GGCCGCCTGTTCTCGTACCCGGACACCCACCGGCACCGCCTGGGGGCCAACTACCTTCAGATCCCCGTCAACTGTCCCTACAAGACCCGCGTGTCCAACTACCAAAGGGACGGCCCCATGTGCATGTCCGATAACCAGG GCGGAGCTCCAAACTACTTCCCCAACAGCTTCAGTGCCCCTGACTGCCAGCCTTGCTTCCTGGAGTCAAAGTTCAAGGTGTCCCCAGACGTAACACGCTACAACAGCGCCAACGATGACAATTacacgcag GCGGGGACCTTCTACAGCGAGGTTCTGAGTGAGGAGGAGCGACGGAGACTTTGTCAGAACCTGGCCGGAGCCCTCAAGGGAGCCCAGGTCTTCATCCAGGAACGCATG GTACAGCACCTGATGGCTATCCATCCCGACTACGGAAAGCAGGTCCAGAGCCTGCTCACCAAGCACAATGCCGAGGCTCAGAAG
- the cat gene encoding catalase isoform X1 encodes MAGNRDKSTDQMKLWKESRGSQRADCLTTGGGAPVGDKLNSMTAGLRGPMLVQDVVFTDEMAHFDRERIPERVVHAKGAGAFGYLEVTHDITRYCKAKLFEHVGKKTPIAIRFSTVAGESGSADTVRDPRGFAVKFYTEEGNWDLTGNNTPIFFIRDALLFPSFIHSQKRNPQTHMKDPDMVWDFWSLRPEALHQVSFLFSDRGLPDGHRHMNGYGSHTFKLLNAEGHPVYCKFHFKTDQGIKNLTVEEADRLAASNPDYAIGDLFNAIANGNFPSWSFFIQVMTFEQAEKFRFNPFDLTKVWSHKEYPLIPVGKLVLNRNPTNYFAEVEQLAFDPSNMPPGVEPSPDKMLQGRLFSYPDTHRHRLGANYLQIPVNCPYKTRVSNYQRDGPMCMSDNQGGAPNYFPNSFSAPDCQPCFLESKFKVSPDVTRYNSANDDNYTQAGTFYSEVLSEEERRRLCQNLAGALKGAQVFIQERMVQHLMAIHPDYGKQVQSLLTKHNAEAQKNSNVHVYTRPTAINASAKM; translated from the exons ATGGCTGGGAATCGGGATAAATCTACGGACCAGATGAAGCTATGGAAGGAGAGCAGAGGGTCGCAG CGTGCGGACTGCCTGACTACGGGGGGCGGGGCGCCAGTCGGGGACAAGCTCAACTCAATGACGGCCGGGCTGAGGGGCCCCATGCTGGTCCAGGATGTGGTCTTCACCGACGAGATGGCCCACTTCGATCGGGAGCGGATCCCCGAGAGGGTGGTGCACGCCAAgggggctg GGGCGTTTGGTTACTTGGAGGTGACCCATGACATCACACGCTACTGCAAAGCCAAGTTGTTTGAGCACGTTGGCAAAAAGACACCGATTGCTATTCGCTTCTCCACCGTGG CCGGGGAGTCTGGCTCTGCCGATACGGTGCGTGATCCCAGGGGGTTTGCGGTGAAGTTCTACACCGAGGAGGGCAACTGGGACCTGACGGGAAACAACACCCCCATCTTCTTCATAAGAGACGCCCTCTTG TTCCCGTCGTTTATCCACTCCCAGAAGCGTAACCCGCAGACCCACATGAAAGACCCCGACATGGTGTGGGACTTCTGGAGCCTCCGGCCTGAGGCGCTGCATCAG GTGTCCTTCCTGTTCAGCGACCGTGGCCTGCCGGACGGCCACCGCCACATGAACGGCTACGGCTCGCACACCTTCAAGCTGCTCAACGCCGAGGGCCATCCCGTCTATTGCAAGTTCCACTTCAAG ACGGACCAGGGAATCAAGAACTTGACCGTGGAAGAGGCCGACCGGCTGGCCGCCTCCAACCCCGACTACGCCATCGGAGACCTCTTCAACGCCATCGCCAACGGAAACTTCCCTTCCTGGAGCTTCTTCATCCAGGTCATGACCTTTGAGCAGGCCGAGAAGTTCAGGTTCAACCCCTTCGATCTGACCAAG GTGTGGTCCCATAAAGAATACCCACTGATCCCGGTGGGCAAACTGGTGCTGAACAGGAACCCCACCAACTACTTTGCCGAGGTGGAGCAGCTGGCCTTTGACCCCAGCAACATGCCCCCAGGGGTGGAGCCCAGCCCGGACAAGATGCTGCAG GGCCGCCTGTTCTCGTACCCGGACACCCACCGGCACCGCCTGGGGGCCAACTACCTTCAGATCCCCGTCAACTGTCCCTACAAGACCCGCGTGTCCAACTACCAAAGGGACGGCCCCATGTGCATGTCCGATAACCAGG GCGGAGCTCCAAACTACTTCCCCAACAGCTTCAGTGCCCCTGACTGCCAGCCTTGCTTCCTGGAGTCAAAGTTCAAGGTGTCCCCAGACGTAACACGCTACAACAGCGCCAACGATGACAATTacacgcag GCGGGGACCTTCTACAGCGAGGTTCTGAGTGAGGAGGAGCGACGGAGACTTTGTCAGAACCTGGCCGGAGCCCTCAAGGGAGCCCAGGTCTTCATCCAGGAACGCATG GTACAGCACCTGATGGCTATCCATCCCGACTACGGAAAGCAGGTCCAGAGCCTGCTCACCAAGCACAATGCCGAGGCTCAGAAG AACTCCAATGTGCACGTCTACACCCGTCCTACAGCCATTAATGCCTCCGCAAAAATGTGA
- the LOC130388705 gene encoding dispanin subfamily A member 2b-like encodes MQYNRDPDTVVTIVNPVEHPRDYVVWSICSFFHANPFCLGLAALIFSIKARDMKVMGDLQRAKGYSKWALGLNVAALISLVLIVFCLIIYLSVVAVQVRNAVLENYRFEHNNRNSYPYGSG; translated from the exons ATGCAATATAACAG GGACCCAGACACTGTTGTGACCATCGTCAACCCTGTGGAGCATCCCAGAGACTATGTGGTATGGTCCATCTGCAGCTTCTTCCACGCAAACCCCTTTTGCCTCGGACTGGCGGCGCTGATCTTCTCAATCAAG GCAAGGGACATGAAGGTGATGGGAGACCTGCAGAGAGCCAAGGGGTACAGCAAGTGGGCTCTGGGCCTCAACGTGGCCGCGCTGATCAGTCTTGTTTTGATTGTCTTTtgtcttattatttatttaagcgTTGTAGCCGTTCAGGTTAGGAACGCTGTCCTTGAGAACTATCGCTTTGAGCACAACAACCGCAATAGCTATCCTTATGGGAGTGGCTAG